One part of the Augochlora pura isolate Apur16 chromosome 3, APUR_v2.2.1, whole genome shotgun sequence genome encodes these proteins:
- the Mub gene encoding poly(rC)-binding protein mub isoform X1, with protein MDGMDSKPVLNDDPSVTLTIRLIMQGKEVGSIIGKKGEIVKRFREESGAKINISDGTCQERIVTVTGPTNAIFKAFTLICKKFEEWCSQFHDTQGGGGATRPPITLRLIVPASQCGSLIGKGGSKIKEIREVTGASIQVASEMLPNSTERAVTISGTSEAITQCIYHICCVMLESPPKGATIPYRPKPQVSGPVILAGGQAYTIQGNYAVPAHSDVSTVLPLSAPAAGPTPPSLNTQTLTTSPFAAHPSSSAFAASHGQPLLSTAHLTSPHLPLHPSPLHASVAGLADPLLKSGHLQAALPPAHLVADAMGKLGSNPLAGLAALGLGGLATPANTGGLNPAALAALAGSQLRTSNTNRQQPAANNQTHELTVPNELIGCIIGKGGSKIAEIRQISGAMIRISNCEEREGGATDRTITITGNPDAVALAQYLINMSVELQKANLEAQNTQTPGSGTTPGASGASASPSTTTTTASPLASAIPLAQLLSKPGALNALSSLTALGGLTELLGGAAGAAASALPVQTTGVHRSHKFTPRLRSPGAPGPTDSGKFKSERTKYNPY; from the exons ATGGACGGTATGGATTCCAAACCGGTCTTGAACGACGACCCTTCGGTCACCCTAACCATCCGCCTGATTATGCAGGGCAAG GAAGTCGGCAGTATCATCGGGAAGAAAGGAGAGATCGTTAAGAGGTTCCGCGAAGAG TCCGGGGCGAAGATCAACATCTCGGACGGAACTTGCCAGGAGCGTATAGTGACGGTGACAGGGCCGACGAACGCGATCTTCAAAGCGTTCACGTTGATATGCAAGAAATTCGAGGAATGGTGCTCGCAGTTCCACGACACCCAGGGTGGCGGTGGCGCGACCAGGCCGCCGATCACTCTCAGGCTGATCGTGCCCGCGTCTCAGTGCGGCTCCCTCATAGGCAAAGGTGGCTCCAAGATCAAGGAGATTCGCGAAGTGACAGGTGCCTCGATCCAAGTCGCCTCCGAGATGCTGCCGAATTCGACGGAACGCGCGGTTACCATATCGGGCACCAGCGAGGCCATCACGCAATGCATATACCACATATGCTGTGTTATGCTAGAG TCCCCTCCCAAAGGTGCAACAATCCCTTACCGCCCTAAACCCCAAGTTAGTGGGCCAGTGATCCTGGCTGGTGGGCAAGCCTACACCATCCAGGGTAATTACGCGGTGCCCGCTCACTCGGACGTAAGTACAGTATTGCCATTGTCCGCGCCCGCTGCCGGGCCCACCCCGCCCTCGCTGAACACCCAAACTTTGACGACTTCGCCCTTCGCGGCCCACCCCTCCTCCTCGGCCTTCGCCGCTTCTCACGGGCAACCGCTCCTATCCACGGCCCACCTTACCAGCCCACATCTTCCTCTCCACCCGAGCCCCTTACACGCCAGCGTGGCAGGCCTCGCCGACCCCCTGCTGAAGAGTGGACACTTGCAGGCAGCCCTCCCGCCCGCACACCTCGTGGCAGACGCC ATGGGAAAGCTCGGTAGCAATCCATTGGCTGGGCTCGCGGCTCTCGGGCTCGGAGGCCTGGCCACACCTGCCAACACCGGTGGACTTAATCCTGCAG CACTGGCAGCACTAGCCGGCAGTCAACTGCGCACCAGCAACACGAACAGGCAACAGCCCGCTGCGAACAATCAGACGCACGAGCTGACCGTGCCCAACGAGTTGATCGGTTGCATCATCGGGAAGGGCGGCAGCAAGATCGCAGAGATCCGTCAGATTTCCGGGGCGATGATCAGAATCAGTAACTGtgaggagagagagggtggagCCACGGATCGTACGATCACCATTACCGGAAATCCGGACGCCGTGGCATTGGCACAATATCTCATCAATATGAG TGTTGAACTGCAGAAAGCTAACCTTGAGGCCCAAAATACCCAAACCCCTGGCAGCGGTACCACTCCCGGGGCATCCGGGGCCAGTGCTTCTCCCTCTACCACCACTACCACTGCCTCTCCCTTGGCCAGCGCCATTCCCTTGGCTCAGCTGCTAAGCAAGCCAGGCGCCCTCAACGCCCTATCTAGCCTGACCGCCCTCGGCGGACTCACGGAATTGCTAGGTGGTGCTGCTGGCGCGGCTGCATCCGCGCTTCCGGTCCAGACCACCGGCGTGCACCGGTCGCACAAGTTCACGCCGAGGTTACGTAGCCCCGGCGCACCCGGACCGACCGACAGCGGCAAATTCAAATCCGAGCGCACCAAGTACAACCCGTACTGA
- the Mub gene encoding poly(rC)-binding protein mub isoform X2, whose protein sequence is MDGMDSKPVLNDDPSVTLTIRLIMQGKEVGSIIGKKGEIVKRFREESGAKINISDGTCQERIVTVTGPTNAIFKAFTLICKKFEEWCSQFHDTQGGGGATRPPITLRLIVPASQCGSLIGKGGSKIKEIREVTGASIQVASEMLPNSTERAVTISGTSEAITQCIYHICCVMLESPPKGATIPYRPKPQVSGPVILAGGQAYTIQGNYAVPAHSDMGKLGSNPLAGLAALGLGGLATPANTGGLNPAALAALAGSQLRTSNTNRQQPAANNQTHELTVPNELIGCIIGKGGSKIAEIRQISGAMIRISNCEEREGGATDRTITITGNPDAVALAQYLINMSVELQKANLEAQNTQTPGSGTTPGASGASASPSTTTTTASPLASAIPLAQLLSKPGALNALSSLTALGGLTELLGGAAGAAASALPVQTTGVHRSHKFTPRLRSPGAPGPTDSGKFKSERTKYNPY, encoded by the exons ATGGACGGTATGGATTCCAAACCGGTCTTGAACGACGACCCTTCGGTCACCCTAACCATCCGCCTGATTATGCAGGGCAAG GAAGTCGGCAGTATCATCGGGAAGAAAGGAGAGATCGTTAAGAGGTTCCGCGAAGAG TCCGGGGCGAAGATCAACATCTCGGACGGAACTTGCCAGGAGCGTATAGTGACGGTGACAGGGCCGACGAACGCGATCTTCAAAGCGTTCACGTTGATATGCAAGAAATTCGAGGAATGGTGCTCGCAGTTCCACGACACCCAGGGTGGCGGTGGCGCGACCAGGCCGCCGATCACTCTCAGGCTGATCGTGCCCGCGTCTCAGTGCGGCTCCCTCATAGGCAAAGGTGGCTCCAAGATCAAGGAGATTCGCGAAGTGACAGGTGCCTCGATCCAAGTCGCCTCCGAGATGCTGCCGAATTCGACGGAACGCGCGGTTACCATATCGGGCACCAGCGAGGCCATCACGCAATGCATATACCACATATGCTGTGTTATGCTAGAG TCCCCTCCCAAAGGTGCAACAATCCCTTACCGCCCTAAACCCCAAGTTAGTGGGCCAGTGATCCTGGCTGGTGGGCAAGCCTACACCATCCAGGGTAATTACGCGGTGCCCGCTCACTCGGAC ATGGGAAAGCTCGGTAGCAATCCATTGGCTGGGCTCGCGGCTCTCGGGCTCGGAGGCCTGGCCACACCTGCCAACACCGGTGGACTTAATCCTGCAG CACTGGCAGCACTAGCCGGCAGTCAACTGCGCACCAGCAACACGAACAGGCAACAGCCCGCTGCGAACAATCAGACGCACGAGCTGACCGTGCCCAACGAGTTGATCGGTTGCATCATCGGGAAGGGCGGCAGCAAGATCGCAGAGATCCGTCAGATTTCCGGGGCGATGATCAGAATCAGTAACTGtgaggagagagagggtggagCCACGGATCGTACGATCACCATTACCGGAAATCCGGACGCCGTGGCATTGGCACAATATCTCATCAATATGAG TGTTGAACTGCAGAAAGCTAACCTTGAGGCCCAAAATACCCAAACCCCTGGCAGCGGTACCACTCCCGGGGCATCCGGGGCCAGTGCTTCTCCCTCTACCACCACTACCACTGCCTCTCCCTTGGCCAGCGCCATTCCCTTGGCTCAGCTGCTAAGCAAGCCAGGCGCCCTCAACGCCCTATCTAGCCTGACCGCCCTCGGCGGACTCACGGAATTGCTAGGTGGTGCTGCTGGCGCGGCTGCATCCGCGCTTCCGGTCCAGACCACCGGCGTGCACCGGTCGCACAAGTTCACGCCGAGGTTACGTAGCCCCGGCGCACCCGGACCGACCGACAGCGGCAAATTCAAATCCGAGCGCACCAAGTACAACCCGTACTGA
- the Mub gene encoding poly(rC)-binding protein mub isoform X3 — protein MDGMDSKPVLNDDPSVTLTIRLIMQGKEVGSIIGKKGEIVKRFREESGAKINISDGTCQERIVTVTGPTNAIFKAFTLICKKFEEWCSQFHDTQGGGGATRPPITLRLIVPASQCGSLIGKGGSKIKEIREVTGASIQVASEMLPNSTERAVTISGTSEAITQCIYHICCVMLESPPKGATIPYRPKPQVSGPVILAGGQAYTIQGNYAVPAHSDVSTVLPLSAPAAGPTPPSLNTQTLTTSPFAAHPSSSAFAASHGQPLLSTAHLTSPHLPLHPSPLHASVAGLADPLLKSGHLQAALPPAHLVADAMGKLGSNPLAGLAALGLGGLATPANTGGLNPAALAALAGSQLRTSNTNRQQPAANNQTHELTVPNELIGCIIGKGGSKIAEIRQISGAMIRISNCEEREGGATDRTITITGNPDAVALAQYLINMRISHETAGMQIPAYHFIPPDHIVKSPIH, from the exons ATGGACGGTATGGATTCCAAACCGGTCTTGAACGACGACCCTTCGGTCACCCTAACCATCCGCCTGATTATGCAGGGCAAG GAAGTCGGCAGTATCATCGGGAAGAAAGGAGAGATCGTTAAGAGGTTCCGCGAAGAG TCCGGGGCGAAGATCAACATCTCGGACGGAACTTGCCAGGAGCGTATAGTGACGGTGACAGGGCCGACGAACGCGATCTTCAAAGCGTTCACGTTGATATGCAAGAAATTCGAGGAATGGTGCTCGCAGTTCCACGACACCCAGGGTGGCGGTGGCGCGACCAGGCCGCCGATCACTCTCAGGCTGATCGTGCCCGCGTCTCAGTGCGGCTCCCTCATAGGCAAAGGTGGCTCCAAGATCAAGGAGATTCGCGAAGTGACAGGTGCCTCGATCCAAGTCGCCTCCGAGATGCTGCCGAATTCGACGGAACGCGCGGTTACCATATCGGGCACCAGCGAGGCCATCACGCAATGCATATACCACATATGCTGTGTTATGCTAGAG TCCCCTCCCAAAGGTGCAACAATCCCTTACCGCCCTAAACCCCAAGTTAGTGGGCCAGTGATCCTGGCTGGTGGGCAAGCCTACACCATCCAGGGTAATTACGCGGTGCCCGCTCACTCGGACGTAAGTACAGTATTGCCATTGTCCGCGCCCGCTGCCGGGCCCACCCCGCCCTCGCTGAACACCCAAACTTTGACGACTTCGCCCTTCGCGGCCCACCCCTCCTCCTCGGCCTTCGCCGCTTCTCACGGGCAACCGCTCCTATCCACGGCCCACCTTACCAGCCCACATCTTCCTCTCCACCCGAGCCCCTTACACGCCAGCGTGGCAGGCCTCGCCGACCCCCTGCTGAAGAGTGGACACTTGCAGGCAGCCCTCCCGCCCGCACACCTCGTGGCAGACGCC ATGGGAAAGCTCGGTAGCAATCCATTGGCTGGGCTCGCGGCTCTCGGGCTCGGAGGCCTGGCCACACCTGCCAACACCGGTGGACTTAATCCTGCAG CACTGGCAGCACTAGCCGGCAGTCAACTGCGCACCAGCAACACGAACAGGCAACAGCCCGCTGCGAACAATCAGACGCACGAGCTGACCGTGCCCAACGAGTTGATCGGTTGCATCATCGGGAAGGGCGGCAGCAAGATCGCAGAGATCCGTCAGATTTCCGGGGCGATGATCAGAATCAGTAACTGtgaggagagagagggtggagCCACGGATCGTACGATCACCATTACCGGAAATCCGGACGCCGTGGCATTGGCACAATATCTCATCAATATGAG